In one window of Primulina tabacum isolate GXHZ01 chromosome 8, ASM2559414v2, whole genome shotgun sequence DNA:
- the LOC142552608 gene encoding serine/threonine-protein kinase PBL34-like translates to MGLKGDAVKVESWDAKKSKGTKKKDGDVDGVEETGCWIKLRFIRSCISSRSKVDNSVSGISTHESKSTKGTSRDQPAAPIIPSTTTSNGESTSSTSKPEDELNISSRLRKFTFNDLKLATRNFRPESLLGEGGFGCVFKGWIEENGTAPVKPGTGLTVAVKTLNHDGLQGHNEWLAEVNFLGDLVHPNLVKLIGYCIEDDQRLLVYEFMPRGSLENHLFRRSLLLPWSIRMKIALGAAKGLTFLHEEAERPVIYRDFKTSNILLDAEYNATLSDFGLAKDAPDEGKTHVSTRVMGTYGYAAPEYVMTGHLTSKSDVYSFGVVLLEMLTGRRSMDKNRPNGEHNLVEWARPHLGERRQFYRMIDPRLEGHFSIKGAQKAAQIAARCLSRDPKVRPLMSEVVEALKPLPNLKDMASSSYYFQTVQVDGVGSSPNSKKELRTQGSISRNDQQHPRRLSIPNSSHASPFHQSAQNSPKTNGKS, encoded by the exons ATGGGACTGAAGGGGGATGCCGTAAAGGTGGAGTCTTGGGATGCGAAGAAATCAAAGGGGACTAAGAAAAAAGATGGTGATGTTGATGGTGTGGAGGAGACTGGCTGCTGGATTAAGTTGAGATTTATTCGTAGCTGTATTTCTTCAAGATCTAAAGTTGACAACTCTGTTAGTGGTATCAGCACTCATG AAAGTAAATCCACAAAAGGGACCAGCAGAGACCAACCAGCTGCTCCCATAATCCCGTCCACCACCACAAGCAACGGCGAAAGCACTTCTTCAACATCCAAACCTGAAGATGAACTTAACATCTCTTCCCGGCTTCGGAAATTTACCTTTAATGACCTTAAGTTGGCAACAAGAAACTTTAGACCAGAATCCCTTCTTGGAGAAGGGGGATTTGGCTGTGTATTTAAGGGCTGGATAGAAGAGAATGGTACTGCACCAGTCAAACCAGGGACAGGACTTACGGTTGCTGTCAAGACCCTAAATCACGATGGGCTTCAGGGTCACAACGAATGGCTG GCTGAAGTAAATTTTCTTGGGGACCTTGTGCATCCTAATTTGGTAAAATTGATCGGTTACTGTATTGAAGATGATCAGAGGCTGTTAGTTTATGAGTTCATGCCTAGAGGAAGCTTGGAGAATCACCTTTTCAGAA GATCACTCCTTCTTCCGTGGTCTATCAGGATGAAAATTGCTCTAGGTGCTGCCAAGGGTCTTACTTTTCTTCACGAGGAAGCAGAAAGGCCTGTGATATATCGTGATTTTAAGACGTCAAACATTCTGTTAGATGCT GAATATAATGCCACACTCTCTGATTTTGGACTTGCAAAAGATGCGCCCGATGAAGGGAAAACTCATGTTTCCACTCGTGTTATGGGCACCTATGGTTATGCAGCCCCAGAATATGTGATGACAG GGCATCTTACATCAAAAAGCGATGTGTATAGCTTTGGTGTTGTTCTTCTTGAAATGCTCACAGGCAGAAGATCAATGGACAAGAACCGGCCTAATGGGGAACATAACCTTGTAGAATGGGCTAGGCCTCATCTAGGTGAAAGGAGACAGTTTTATCGTATGATAGATCCCCGTCTTGAAGGTCATTTTTCTATTAAAGGTGCCCAGAAAGCTGCGCAAATAGCTGCTCGGTGCCTCAGTCGGGATCCCAAAGTTAGGCCGCTAATGAGTGAAGTAGTTGAAGCTCTAAAGCCGTTACCAAACCTCAAAGACATGGCTAGTTCATCTTACTATTTTCAAACGGTTCAAGTTGACGGGGTCGGTTCTAGCCCGAATAGTAAAAAGGAGCTTCGAACGCAAGGGTCTATTTCAAGAAACGACCAGCAACACCCAAGAAGACTATCGATACCGAATAGTTCTCATGCTTCACCGTTTCATCAGTCTGCTCAGAACTCACCAAAAACAAATGGTAAATCATAA
- the LOC142554362 gene encoding putative serine/threonine-protein kinase PBL2, which produces MPGLLQCHVIYSQLASLSLSIESLLSQKPSFFISFPTLLALAHTLFFLLCVGKKISNGKLFRNGCCCQEVEARGFPRQQGVVEVHYLGQLHHPNLVKLIGYCSDGDNGLLVYEFMPKGSLENHLFRRGPQPLYWATRIKVAIGAAKGLCFLHEAQQLSDMSRF; this is translated from the exons ATGCCGGGCTTACTTCAGTGTCATGTTATATACAGTCAGTTAGCCAGTTTGTCTCTTTCCATCGAAAGCCTGCTATCACAAAAGCCATCATTCTTTATTTCATTTCCGACCCTTTTGGCTCTTGCTCATACACTTTTCTTCTTGCTTTGCGTAGGGAAGAAGATCAGTAACGGGAAACTGTTTAG GAATGGTTGTTGCTGTCAAGAAGTTGAAGCCCGAGGGTTTCCAAGGCAACAAGGAGTGGTTG AGGTTCACTATCTGGGGCAACTTCATCACCCGAATCTAGTTAAACTTATCGGGTACTGCTCTGATGGTGACAATGGACTGTTGGTGTATGAGTTCATGCCGAAAGGAAGCTTGGAGAATCATTTGTTCAGAA GAGGGCCACAGCCCCTCTATTGGGCAACTAGAATCAAGGTTGCTATAGGAGCTGCTAAGGGTCTTTGTTTTTTGCACGAGGCTCAACAACTAAGTGATATGTCGAGATTTTAA
- the LOC142552612 gene encoding mitochondrial outer membrane protein porin of 36 kDa-like, which translates to MYPRPKRDGVLSQRRKEKMVFVRGPGLYSDIGKTARDLLYKDYQGDQKFTLTTYTSNGVAITSSGTKKGELFLADVNTQLKNKNITTDVKVDTNSNVFTTISVDEPAPGVKAIFSFVAPDQKSGKVELRYLHEYAGISTSLGLTAKPLVNFSGVVGNHQAAFGTDISFDTATGNFTKCNAGASFTTPDLIASLILNDKGETLAASYFHTVSPLTNTAVGAELIHSFSSNENTLAIGIQHLLDPLTLVKARVNNYGKASALIQHEWRPRSLITISGEVDTRAIEKSAKIGLAVALKP; encoded by the exons ATGTATCCTAGGCCAAAGCGCGACGGTGTTCTCTCTCAGCGAAGAAAGGAGAAAATGGTGTTTGTTAGGGGTCCAGGCCTTTACTCCGACATTGGCAAGACAGCCAGAG ATCTTCTTTACAAGGATTACCAGGGTGACCAAAAGTTTACTCTAACTACCTATACTTCAAACGGGGTG GCCATTACGTCATCTGGGACGAAGAAAGGTGAGTTGTTTTTGGCTGATGTTAACACGCAgttgaagaacaagaacatcACTACTGATGTGAAAGTTGACACTAATTCTAAT GTTTTCACGACTATCAGTGTGGATGAACCTGCTCCTGGAGTGAAGGCTATCTTTAGCTTTGTTGCTCCAGACCAAAAATCTGGCAAG GTGGAACTTCGGTATTTACATGAGTATGCAGGAATAAGTACCAGCCTTGGTCTCACTGCAAAACCTTTGGTCAACTTCTCTGGTGTTGTTGGAAATCACCAGGCTGCTTTTGGGACTGATATATCATTCGACACCGCTACTGGAAACTTTACAAAATGCAATGCTGGAGCTAGTTTCACGACTCCTGACTTAATAGCATCCTTGATACT AAACGATAAAGGTGAAACACTTGCAGCATCCTACTTCCACACTGTAAGCCCATTAACCAATACTGCAGTCGGAGCAGAATTGATCCACAGCTTTTCAAGCAATGAAAATACCCTTGCCATTGGCATTCAGCATTTACTCGATCCACTCACTTTGGTGAAAGCTCGAGTCAACAACTATGGCAAGGCAAGTGCTCTCATACAACATGAATGGCGTCCTAGATCTCTCATCACCATCTCTGGTGAAGTGGACACCCGGGCTATAGAGAAAAGCGCGAAAATTGGACTTGCTGTAGCACTTAAACCGTGA
- the LOC142552616 gene encoding UDP-galactose/UDP-glucose transporter 3-like, producing MQSPSAGLRRVLLLAFCVTGIWAAYIYQGVLQETVSTRRFGSDNKRFEHLAFLNLAQNVVCLIWSFLMIKIWSNGGNGGAPWWSYWSAGITNTIGPAMGIEALKYISYPAQVLAKSSKMIPVMLMGTLVYGIRYTFSEYLCTLLVAGGVSCFALLKTSSKTIRKLARPNAPLGYALCFLNLAFDGFTNATQDSITARYPKTSAWNIMLGMNLWGTIYNVIFMFGLPNAMGYDAIQFCKSHPEAAWDILLYCLCGAVGQNFIFLTISRFGSLTNTTITTTRKFVSIVVSSVLSGNPLSKKQWGSVAMVFSGLSYQIYLKSKKLQRMQKKRKSA from the exons ATGCAGTCTCCCAGCGCCGGGCTACGCCGCGTACTTCTCCTCGCCTTTTGTGTTACCGGAATTTGGGCTGCTTATATTTATCAAGGGGTTCTTCAAGAGACCGT GTCGACTAGAAGATTTGGTTCTGATAACAAGAGGTTCGAGCACTTGGCGTTCTTGAACTTAGCACAAAACGTAGTGTGTTTGATCTGGTCGTTTTTAA TGATAAAGATTTGGTCTAATGGCGGAAATGGTGGAGCTCCTTGGTGGAGTTATTGGAGTGCTGGTATCACCAACACGATTGGCCCGGCTATGGGGATCGAAGCGTTGAAGTACATTAGTTACCCAGCTC AGGTTCTGGCAAAATCCTCAAAAATGATTCCGG TGATGCTGATGGGTACATTAGTTTATGGTATAAGATATACCTTCTCTGAGTATCTTTGCACGTTGCTTGTGGCTGGAGGGGTCTCCTGTTTTGCACTTTTGAAA ACTAGCTCGAAGACTATAAGAAAACTAGCTCGCCCAAATGCTCCCCTTGGATATGCGCTTTGTTTTCTAAACCTTGCTTTTGATGGATTCACCAATGCCACTCAGGATTCTATTACAGCCAG GTACCCAAAAACAAGTGCTTGGAATATAATGCTTGGAATGAACTTATGGGGAACAATTTACAACGTGATATTCATGTTTGGTCTTCCAAATGCCATGGGATACGATGCAATCCAATTCTGCAAGTCGCACCCAGAAGCTGCATGGGACATTCTTCTCTACTGTCTCTGTGGCGCGGTTGGCCAAAATTTTATATTCTTGACCATCAGTAGGTTTGGTTCCTTGACTAACACGACTATCACCACCACTCGAAAATTTGTAAGCATTGTCGTGTCTTCAGTTCTTAGCGGAAACCCCCTGTCGAAAAAACAATGGGGAAGTGTTGCAATGGTTTTCTCTGGATTGTCGTACCAGATTTACCTGAAATCGAAGAAGCTGCAAAGAATGCAGAAGAAGAGGAAGTCGGCATAA
- the LOC142552613 gene encoding alpha-amylase 3, chloroplastic-like, giving the protein MSTFATAPFLHHHQGRCNLLRRRRPSLKPILKGQLLSKKLPPFQLNYTQTSKSRFNGACFCSSRFDPAQALNPTGAATVETSESSIITFTETFHLKRPEKMEGKISIKLDKGKSEDYWQLIVGCSLPGKWVLHWGVSYVGDVGSEWDQPPLDMRPPGSISIKDYAVETPLEISSASTGGETFYEVKIDVNTNSSIEAINFVLKDEESGYWYQHRGRDFKVPLLDDLQDNGNVVGTKKGLGIWPGTLGQLSAALLKPEVADLKGEDTVERSLRKIPLQGFCEEHPVVKEIIVDNSVSISVRQCLENSKNILDIDTDIPGDVVLHWGVCKDDSKHWRIPAEPYPPETSIFKNKALRTHLQQKANGHGSRGSFSLDEGYSAFVFVLKLDESTWLDCKGNDFYVPFSNPMVRNKQYEPTHSEGAEQSEEIGSLVVLENASKSDLAVSAYTDEIINEIRNLVSDISSEKSRKTKSKEAQEGILHEIEKLAAEAYSIFRSSMPTFPETETLEAEVLQPPVKISSGTGTGFEILCQGFNWESHKSGKWYLDLHEKASELSSLGFTVIWLPPPTDSVSPEGYMPTDLYNLNSRYGNIDQLKLLVKRFHEVGMKVLGDVVLNHRCAQYKNQNGIWNIFGGRLNWDDRAVVADDPHFQGRGNKSSGDNFHAAPNIDHSQEFVRKDIKEWLDWLREEIGYDGWRLDFVRGFWGGYVKDYLDSSEPYFAVGEYWDSLSYTYGKVDHNQDAHRQRIVDWINATNGTAGAFDVTTKGILHAALERCEYWRLSDVQGKPPGVVGWWPSRAVTFIENHDTGSTQGHWRFPGGKEMQGYAYILTHPGTPSVFHDHIFSEYLSEISSLISIRKRNNIHCRSLVQILKAETDVYAAMIDEKLTMKIGPGHFEPSSGPENWCLAIEGRDYKVWENS; this is encoded by the exons ATGTCCACATTTGCCACGGCGCCattcctccaccaccaccaaggCCGCTGTAATCTTCTCCGCCGTCGCCGTCCTTCTCTCAAACCCATCCTTAAAGGTCAACTATTATCGAAGAAGCTCCCTCCTTTTCAACTTAATTACACGCAGACCTCAAAATCCCGCTTCAATGGTGCCTGCTTCTGTTCTAGCCGTTTCGACCCCGCTCAAGCACTCAACCCTACCGGCGCTGCCACTGTGGAAACATCTGAATCCTCAATCATAACATTCACCGAAACCTTCCACTTGAAACGACCTGAAAAG ATGGAGGGaaagatatcaatcaaattagACAAAGGGAAAAGTGAAGATTATTGGCAGCTTATTGTGGGGTGCAGTCTTCCTGGAAAGTGGGTTCTTCACTGGGGAGTTAGCTACGTAGGCGATGTAGGAAG TGAATGGGATCAACCTCCTCTGGATATGCGGCCTCCAGGTTCCATTTCGATTAAG GACTATGCAGTTGAAACTCCTCTGGAGATATCATCTGCTTCAACGGGAGGAGAAACATTTTATGAAGTAAAGATTGACGTCAATACAAATAGTTCAATTGAAGCTATAAATTTTGTATTGAAG GACGAGGAAAGTGGGTATTGGTATCAGCACAGAGGAAGAGATTTTAAAGTGCCTCTTCTTGACGACCTTCAAGACAATGGAAATGTTGTTGGAACCAAAAAGGGCTTGGGTATATGGCCAG GCACACTGGGACAGCTATCCGCTGCACTTCTTAAACCAGAAGTAGCTGATCTGAAAGGAGAAGACACTGTAGAACGTAGCTTGCGAAAGATACCTCTTCAAGGCTTTTGTGAGGAACACCCCGTTGTTAAAGAAATCATTGTTGATAACTCGGTTAGTATTTCTGTTCGCCAGTGCCTTGagaattcaaaaaatattttggacataGACACCGATATACCTGGAGATGTAGTACTTCACTGGGGTGTCTGCAAAGATGACAGTAAACATTGGAGAATCCCAGCTGAGCCTTATCCTCCTGAAACAAGCATCTTCAAGAATAAAGCCTTGCGAACTCATTTACAGCAGAAAGCCAATGGACATGGTTCACGGGGGTCATTTTCGTTGGATGAAGGATATTCAGCATTTGTCTTTGTGCTGAAACTGGATGAGAGCACATGGTTAGATTGCAAAGGAAATGATTTTTACGTACCCTTTTCAAATCCCATGGTCCGAAACAAGCAATATGAACCGACACATTCTGAGGGTGCGGAACAAAGTGAGGAAATTGGCTCCCTGGTTGTATTGGAAAATGCTTCCAAGTCGGATCTAGCAGTTTCTGCTTACACGGATGAAATCATTAATGAGATAAGGAACTTAGTGAGTGATATTTCATCTGAAAAGAGTCGAAAAACAAAAAGCAAAGAAGCGCAAGAAGGCATTCTCCATGAAATTGAGAAGCTTGCTGCAGAAGCATATAGTATCTTCAGAAGTTCTATGCCAACTTTTCCAGAAACTGAAACGTTAGAAGCTGAGGTTCTACAACCGCCAGTAAAAATATCTTCTGGGACCGGCACAGGGTTTGAAATTCTTTGTCAAGGATTTAATTGGGAATCTCACAAATCTGGAAAATGGTACTTAGATCTTCATGAAAAAGCTTCGGAATTATCATCACTTGGTTTCACTGTGATCTGGTTACCTCCACCTACTGATTCGGTTTCACCTGAAGGCTACATGCCAACGGATTTATATAACTTAAACTCCAG ATACGGAAACATAGATCAATTAAAACTTCTTGTGAAGAGATTTCATGAGGTGGGCATGAAGGTTCTGGGTGATGTAGTTTTAAACCACCGATGTGCACAGTACAAGAACCAAAATGGTATCTGGAACATTTTTGGTGGTCGTTTAAACTGGGACGACCGAGCTGTTGTTGCTGATGACCCACATTTCCAG GGAAGGGGCAACAAGAGTAGTGGAGATAATTTTCATGCTGCTCCAAATATTGATCATTCTCAAGAATTTGTAAGAAAGGATATTAAGGAATGGCTCGACTGGCTGAG AGAAGAAATTGGTTATGATGGATGGAGGCTCGATTTTGTTCGGGGGTTTTGGGGTGGGTACGTCAAGGATTATCTAGATTCCAGTGAACCTTATTTCGCAGTGGGCGAGTACTGGGATTCTCTCAGTTATACATATGGTAAGGTGGATCACAATCAAGATGCGCATAGACAGAGAATCGTTGATTGGATAAATGCTACCAATGGAACTGCAGGCGCGTTTGATGTCACAACAAAAGGAATTCTTCATGCT GCTCTTGAACGATGTGAATATTGGCGACTATCAGATGTACAGGGAAAACCTCCTGGAGTTGTTGGATGGTGGCCATCTAGGGCTGTTACTTTTATTGAGAATCATGATACTGGTTCTACTCAG GGTCATTGGAGATTTCCAGGCGGGAAAGAAATGCAGGGTTACGCCTATATTCTTACGCATCCTGGAACGCCATCTGTATTCCATGATCACATTTTTTCCGAATATTTATCTGAAATATCTTCACTTATCTCCATCAGAAAGCGGAACAATATCCACTGTCGGAGCTTA GTTCAAATACTCAAGGCCGAGACAGATGTCTATGCAGCCATGATCGATGAAAAGTTGACCATGAAAATCGGACCTGGTCACTTTGAGCCATCCAGTGGTCCAGAAAACTGGTGTTTAGCCATTGAAGGCCGGGACTATAAGGTGTGGGAAAATTCATGA
- the LOC142552611 gene encoding uncharacterized protein At1g27050, which yields MNSRKREKPYPSRHAPYSFPKRRRPLPLDATVGVDEVDNSSSSATSEKPQTTVVVIGVPSECSVLDLKSRFEIYGPISRMRMDPNGLAYVSFRSNDVAQSAVAAARDPDFPITLNSFPVQVIWASDPVSQRREGVGQTNRLSSKLLRAEVPLSRHGRGNKLGSAVVNPREELNKDSSKYDVAKNGSKLDDGAAIGNLGLDGSIKGREIVAYDDIL from the exons ATGAACAGCCGGAAGAGAGAAAAGCCCTACCCTTCCCGCCACGCCCCTTACTCCTTCCCTAAACGCCGCCGTCCTCTCCCCCTCGACGCGACTGTCGGTGTGGATGAAGTGGACAATTCTTCTTCCTCCGCCACGTCAGAGAAGCCTCAGACGACCGTGGTCGTGATTGGTGTGCCCAGCGAGTGCTCGGTGTTGGACCTGAAATCTAGATTCGAGATTTACGGTCCTATATCTAGAATGCGCATGGATCCCAATGGTCTCGCTTATGTGAGCTTCAGATCCAACGATGTGGCCCAATCCGCTGTCGCAGCGGCCCGAGATCCAGATTTCCCGATTACGCTAAACTCATTCCCA GTACAGGTGATTTGGGCGAGCGACCCAGTTTCACAACGGAGGGAAGGAGTTGGACAAACAAACAGGTTATCGTCGAAGCTCTTGCGAGCAGAAGTCCCTTTGAGCAGGCATGGGAGAGGCAATAAGCTAGGGTCAGCTGTCGTGAACCCTAGAGAAGAACTTAATAAAGATAGCAGTAAATACGATGTTGCGAAAAATGGTAGTAAACTTGATGATGGTGCTGCCATTGGTAATTTGGGTTTGGATGGGTCAATCAAGGGAAGGGAAATTGTTGCTTATGATGATATTTTGTGA